Sequence from the Cervus canadensis isolate Bull #8, Minnesota chromosome 16, ASM1932006v1, whole genome shotgun sequence genome:
ATTCACTCGATGGTATTTAGGTTTTCCGAGTGAACCCGatgtggaggagagggaggaccCTGCGGCTGGGGCAGAAAGCAGCCTTctacgggcttccctggggatTCAGGAGTTAAGAAGCCACTGGCCGAGGCGGGGGActcgggttcggtccctggtccaggaagattccacgtgctgcaggcCCCTGAGCCCCTGAGCTGCAGCctctgagcctgcgctctggagcccgcaCTCCGCAACGAGAACAGCCCctcaccacagctggagaaagccctgGCACCaccagaaaagagaaagcaaacaagTAAAGCAGCTTTCTCTTTGGCCTTAAAGACATATGGGGTCTGCAGGAAGTGAGACGAAGTTGAAAGTGGAGAAGGATATAGAGGCAGGAGGGCCAGAGGGAGCTGGTGACCAGAGAGATCGACATGAGCTTTTCTCGCGTTTCTGACCCCAGAGAGAAGTCTCCAGGTGCTGCTAGAACCTGCTCAGGGGCAGATCCTTGCGCTCTGAGAAGGGGGACCCACTCACTCCCCAAACTGAGGGCCTGCCCCGGGATGAAGGGGCAGCTGAGACAAGTCCCCTTCAAGCACTGGATGGAGAACGAAGCCCAGGGAGGTGGACGGACCGACCACGAGGCGCAGAGGAACCATTGCGGACGGGGCCCCTGCTTCTGGAGCCCGAGGCGGAGCAGGCTGGGGAAGAAGAGTGGCCCAAACAGagttctcctcctggcctcagccCCCGGGTCCTGGGGGACTCTGCAAGCCAAAACACGAAAGGACTTGGATCAGATAAGGAACCAGAGCCTGCTTCGTCCCTGCAGCCAGAAAGAAACCAGGAGAATACACGTTCTCTCCCACTTTCTCCTGTGGTCCCATTCATACACTcttccttttgttatttttatgagCCTTGCTGCCACTCTGGGAGAATCCCCAGGTCTTTCTCTGCCTGCTTGCCTTTtctctgcctgtgtgtgtgtgtaagtctgtgtctgtgtgtgtgtagggaggtCACCCATAATTGACTGCCCTTTTTGAACCTGGCCAGAGGCTCTTCTGATTCTCCAGGGCCAGCTTCTCTCCTGGAAACTCCAGAAAACGTGTCTTCACTTCAAAAAACCTCAGACTGTGGCTTCTGATGAAGTGTCTCCTCCAGTCTGGGTGAGGGGTCAGGATGCGAAGAAGAGGGAGAcggagggaaaggggaagagacacagagatgatgtcagacagacagacagacacggaGAGGAAAGGAAGCAGGGGAGAAGCAGAGACGGTGAGAACTTGAGGGGAAGGAGACGGAGGTAGAAAGACCTGGAAACAAGCTCAGAGAGACTGAGGGACTGCCAGGCAGGGAAACGCGGACAGCTCCATGccagagagaaggggaggaacCAAGGGTGATTTGCTGAGAGGATGCAGGACAGCCCAGGAAAGCGGGAGGGCAGACAGttcagaaggagagaaaggggaaagggcagcagagacagacagacaggaggaggagcagcGGCCAGGTGATGAGGAGACAGGGGAgacagcaggagaaggaaggaaagagagggaaggaggcagaggggcGCCCGTGTCCTCGCTGCTAGCAGCCGGGAAGCCAGCCGAGCGTGTCCTTCGGGCCCGCCGTGGCCGTGGCCGCGGGGAAGGGCCCTCGGGCCACcgggggaggagggcggggcgggCCGGCGGCGACGCCCCGGGGTGGGGCCGGCCGGTATAAGCGGGGCCTGCCCGCACCTGGCAGGGCCAGCTCCCTGGCAGGTGGCGGCGGCCAGCCCGGCCCAGCATGAGCTCCTTCGACCTCCCagtgccctcccctccccgctgcaGCCCCCAGTTCCCCAGCCTCGGCCAGGAGCCCCCCGAGATGAACCTTTACTACGAGAACTTCTTCCACCCCCAGGGCGCGCCCAGCCCGCAGCGGCCCCCCTCCTTCGAGGGTGGCGGGGAGTACGGGGCCGCCCCCAACCCCTACCTCTGGCTCAACGGGCCAGCCGTGACCCCGCCACCCTACCTGCCAGGCAGCagccccttcctgccccaggcCTACGGCGGTGTGCAGAGGCAGCTGCTGCCCGCCGGCGTGCCCACGCTGGGGGCCGGCGACCTGGGCTGGCTGCCGCTCCCCTCGCAGGAGGAGCTGATGAAGCTGGTGCGGCCGCCCTACTCCTACTCGGCGCTCATCGCCATGGCCATCCACGGGGCGCCCGACAAGCGCCTCACCCTCAGCCAGATCTACCAGTACGTGGCCGACAACTTCCCCTTCTACAACAAGAGCAAGGCCGGCTGGCAGAACTCCATCCGCCACAACCTGTCTCTCAACGACTGCTTCAAGAAGGTGCCCCGCGACGAGGACGACCCGGGTAAGGGGGCTGTGGGTGTGGGGCCGTCCCCGAGGCAGGCTCAGTCCTCCCGACACCCCATTCTAGGGAGCCCTGCAGGGATCCTGCCCCACCCCGAGGCCGGGGGTGGAGGGGCGGTGGGCAGAAGGAGTCCGCTCCAAAGGTGGACCCTGCAGGCAGATGTGCCGCTGGCCTCTGAGTGACCTCTGAGCCTCGCTTTTCCCATCTGAAACACGGGGCCAGGATAATagtcagcctgccaggcttgtggGCAGTGGGCTCATGAGGTGATGCACACGAGGTGTTTGGTGCTGACACAAGCTCCATGTGACCATTGGTTCAGACCCCAGCATCCAGCGGGCGGAGACtcctgtgggggcaggggtggtgaCTGCTGGAATACACCAGGCCTTGTGCACTCCGGGCCCCCGGGAGGGACCAGACATCCGTGGGACAACCGCTCGGGGCCACATTACGCCGCCTGCCTGCCTTGGCTACATCGCCTCCTTTAATCAAGCCCTGCAGGGTGGCtcttattatcctcattttatcgGTTGAGGAAAATAACAGCCAGAGGTGAAGCCCCCTGCCTAGGGTGATACAGAAGGATGTGACCGTGGGAGCAAGTGTCTGAATGGAGGCCCCTCTCACACCAGGGTGTGAGCTGTTCCTTTATAAGGAGCAGTTTCTAGAACTTAgaaatgtgtgtgcttagtcactcagtcatgtgaggctctttatgaccccgtggactatagcccaccaggctcctctgcccatggcattttcCTGCCAAGATTACTTCTCCCGGTgatcttccttctccaagggatcttcccaacccaggaatcaaacccaggtttcttgcatcacagatggattctttaccatctaagccaccagggaagcccatagagatGGACAGAGAGTAATATATTAAATACTCATGTATCCATTTCCCAGAATTAAAGTGCACTCCCATCACACCATAGGACGCCAGCATACCTCTCAGAGGAAACCCACTCCCACCCACTCTGAGGGTTGTGACGGCAGGACTGTTGGTCCTACAGAGGAACGCGAGCGTTCTATCCAATGGCTGGCCTCACCCTTAGGCTGAGAGATGTGGCAGGCAGGGTGCAGATTGTCCCTCCCGGGGACAAAGCCCCTTTCACATGTCTAGCATTAGCCCTCTCTCACAGCCAACCTGAGGAAGAAGGGGCAGGCCCAGTGGGCCCACTTCTCAGACTAGGAAACCCAGGCTCACCCCAGGTCCCCCATCTGAAGCTGGGACTCAAGTCCACCCTCGGAGTTCATGCTCAGGACCTTCAGGAAGCCCTCTGTTTCTCCCTGGGTTCTCTTTCCCATCAGCAATGGAAGAAGCCCCCCCTCACCTTGGCCCCAGTACTTGCATCTCTAGAAGAGCCCACACAGTAAACTCCTTCGTGGCTCAGGCCTCTCACTCTGCACTCCGAGAGTGCCAAGGTGTGAGGTGGGTGCTTGAGGAAAGATGCGTGTGATGTGATGCATGGTGAGTTTGCGGCATTCCTGTCTTCTCTGCCTTTCTGCGTCTGTTACCTTTGGTCTTAGCGTCTGACAGACAGGGAGGAACGGGAGCAGGGTATTGGCTCCATCTCTGTACTTACCCTCTCCCGCCCCTGTGCCAGGCAAAGGGAACTATTGGACCCTGGACCCCAACTGTGAGAAGATGTTCGACAACGGAAATTTccgcaggaagaggaagagaaaatcagACGTCTCCTCCAGCACGGGCTCCCTGGCCCCAGAGAAAACGGAGGCTGGGCTCCTGGCAGGCAGCCCCGAGACTGCAGAGGCCCAGGACATCGTGGACGGCGCTGCACCAGGCCCCACCGGCTCCCCGGAGAAGCGGCCAACGCCGCCCCCGCCAGGCACCCCATGCCTCAGCAGCTTCCTCTCGACCATGTCAGCCTATGTGAGCGGGCCGAGTCCCCTGGGCCGCCCCGCGGCCACCACGCCGGGACTGAGCCTGGAGCCCGCTGACAAGATGGGGCAGAACTCACTGAGCTTCAGCTCCTACACCCCCCTCACCAACATCAGCAGCCCTGTGGGCGGGGGTGAGTGGGCCAGCGCCATGCCCAGCAATGCTCTGGGCTACGGGGGCTCTGTCCTCAACCAATTCAACCCTCCCTTCTACGGGAGCGTCAACACGAACAGTGTCCTCTACCCCAGGGAGGGCACTGAGGTCTAGAAACGGAGCAGCTCCTGAGCCAGGCCAGATGGACATGCCGGGGGTCCTCCATGCCA
This genomic interval carries:
- the FOXI1 gene encoding forkhead box protein I1; this translates as MSSFDLPVPSPPRCSPQFPSLGQEPPEMNLYYENFFHPQGAPSPQRPPSFEGGGEYGAAPNPYLWLNGPAVTPPPYLPGSSPFLPQAYGGVQRQLLPAGVPTLGAGDLGWLPLPSQEELMKLVRPPYSYSALIAMAIHGAPDKRLTLSQIYQYVADNFPFYNKSKAGWQNSIRHNLSLNDCFKKVPRDEDDPGKGNYWTLDPNCEKMFDNGNFRRKRKRKSDVSSSTGSLAPEKTEAGLLAGSPETAEAQDIVDGAAPGPTGSPEKRPTPPPPGTPCLSSFLSTMSAYVSGPSPLGRPAATTPGLSLEPADKMGQNSLSFSSYTPLTNISSPVGGGEWASAMPSNALGYGGSVLNQFNPPFYGSVNTNSVLYPREGTEV